Proteins encoded together in one Streptomyces sp. NBC_01216 window:
- a CDS encoding NAD(P)/FAD-dependent oxidoreductase, with protein sequence MKTTPNHRTATRVLVLGAGYAGLMAALRLAPHTRVTLVDPADRFTERVRLHERAAGRPDVTHPLAAFLRGTGITHVTARAAVLDPAARLVTTDDGRGLPYDRLVYALGSRTLLPAGADARDTRAYTAESAAGLHKHLRDRPGSVAVVGGGLTGVEMAAELAETYGAGGTPVSLLTAGAVGEGLSTRGAGHVRSVLRARGVRISEGHRVAHPDEVAADVVVWAASLAPRTGLARDAGLPLAPSGRIAVDARLRSPAHPEIYVPGDAGAAATEAAGPLRMACATALPTGAHAAMSIIRELRGEEPEALRFGYVLQCLSLGRSDGLVQFVRPDDSPRARTLTGRAAAFAKEQVVRSTVRALRTASRRPSLVGLIPGIG encoded by the coding sequence ATGAAGACGACACCGAACCACCGCACCGCGACCCGTGTTCTCGTCCTGGGCGCCGGTTACGCCGGTCTGATGGCCGCCCTCCGCCTGGCGCCGCACACCCGGGTCACCCTCGTCGACCCGGCCGACCGGTTCACCGAACGTGTCCGGCTCCACGAGCGGGCCGCCGGGCGCCCCGACGTGACCCACCCTCTGGCGGCCTTCCTGCGCGGCACCGGCATCACGCACGTCACCGCCAGGGCCGCCGTGCTCGACCCGGCCGCCCGTCTCGTGACCACCGACGACGGCCGCGGCCTGCCCTACGACCGCCTCGTCTACGCCCTCGGCAGCCGCACCCTCCTGCCGGCGGGCGCGGATGCGCGGGACACCCGCGCGTACACCGCCGAGTCCGCCGCCGGACTCCACAAGCACCTCCGGGACCGCCCCGGTTCCGTCGCCGTCGTAGGCGGCGGCCTGACCGGCGTGGAGATGGCCGCCGAACTCGCCGAGACCTACGGCGCCGGGGGCACCCCGGTCAGCCTGCTCACCGCCGGTGCCGTCGGCGAGGGCCTCTCCACGCGTGGCGCCGGCCACGTCCGTTCGGTCCTGCGGGCCCGCGGCGTCCGGATCAGCGAAGGCCATCGCGTCGCCCACCCCGACGAGGTCGCGGCGGACGTCGTCGTCTGGGCCGCCTCCCTCGCCCCGCGCACGGGGCTCGCCCGGGACGCCGGCCTCCCGCTCGCGCCCTCGGGCCGGATCGCCGTCGACGCCCGGCTGCGTTCGCCCGCCCACCCGGAGATCTACGTGCCCGGCGACGCGGGCGCCGCCGCCACCGAGGCGGCCGGACCGCTCCGGATGGCCTGTGCCACCGCGCTGCCGACCGGTGCCCACGCGGCGATGTCGATCATCAGGGAGCTGCGCGGGGAGGAGCCGGAGGCGCTGCGGTTCGGCTATGTCCTCCAGTGCCTCAGCCTCGGGCGGAGCGACGGACTGGTCCAGTTCGTGCGCCCGGACGACTCGCCGCGGGCCCGGACGCTGACCGGTCGCGCCGCCGCCTTCGCCAAGGAACAGGTGGTCCGCTCGACCGTCCGAGCCCTCCGTACGGCATCGCGCCGTCCCTCCCTGGTCGGTCTGATCCCCGGCATCGGCTGA
- a CDS encoding protein kinase domain-containing protein — protein sequence MPPLRGTGADREAEGPEYAGEYRLQARLGAGGMGVVHLATSASGLRLAVKVVHGPHAADPEFRARFRQEVAAARKVSGAFTAPVVDADPDDVRPWMATLYVPGPTLADQVRHNGALSPAELRRLTAGLAEALRDIHRAGVVHRDLKPSNVLLTDTGPKVIDFGISRPLDSDLRTETGKLIGSPPFMAPEQFQRPREVGPAADVFALGSVLVHAATGHGPFDSDSPYVVAYQVVHDEPDLTGVPADLSPLVARCLAKEPADRPSPAEIMAALLPPSYEAAAFIPSQRRPLTLPPAVNPGHWDADTPVRVTATGRGRRRVPRWALTATALLVAAGGTAAGLAMYGFGRGGVDAPAPGAHPAEVATAFAGWQTPLDKDGDTAAPACGYAAGALYCSGRGIGVTRIDPSTGRVLWTRPDGADEDLSAPGPLSAGLLGVVSAGRGLRTYDANGAPGWTTGEDPSGAALRPAGDTVLSLSGAGTVRAVDAATGRQRWNHRLPGLTAPRFGPYTPGTGLLPVFENSADGSRTLVGGLRPETGEIAWLRRLDGDLMPLGTGPDGVLYLRSADRRSRTDAVVRYDPATRSARRVTLPYPMDEPRAALRGDTVYLLDAAGRLTAVDTGGSGPAEDPTLWALETSAKNVSAPVVAADDRLYVSASDGRLIAVDTARGTLLGQTRPRLRDGRLGYATTVPAPVVADGRVFATAPDGSVFAVDGRSPGTW from the coding sequence ATGCCGCCGTTGCGCGGTACCGGCGCCGACAGGGAAGCGGAAGGACCGGAGTACGCGGGCGAGTACCGCCTCCAGGCCCGCCTCGGCGCGGGTGGCATGGGAGTGGTCCATCTGGCCACGTCCGCCTCCGGCCTGCGGCTCGCGGTCAAGGTCGTCCACGGCCCGCACGCCGCGGATCCGGAGTTCAGGGCCAGGTTCCGGCAGGAGGTCGCCGCCGCGCGGAAGGTGAGCGGAGCGTTCACCGCGCCCGTCGTGGACGCCGACCCCGACGACGTACGCCCCTGGATGGCGACGCTGTACGTCCCCGGCCCCACGCTCGCCGACCAGGTGCGGCACAACGGTGCCCTCTCCCCCGCGGAACTGCGCCGGCTGACGGCGGGGCTCGCGGAGGCGCTGCGCGACATCCACCGGGCGGGCGTGGTCCACCGGGACCTCAAGCCGAGCAACGTGCTGCTCACCGACACCGGCCCCAAGGTGATCGACTTCGGTATCTCCAGGCCGCTGGACAGTGACCTGCGCACGGAGACGGGCAAGTTGATCGGGTCGCCGCCCTTCATGGCGCCCGAGCAGTTCCAGCGGCCCCGCGAAGTGGGGCCCGCGGCGGACGTGTTCGCGCTGGGCTCCGTGCTGGTGCACGCGGCGACGGGGCACGGCCCGTTCGACTCCGACAGCCCGTACGTCGTGGCCTACCAGGTCGTGCACGACGAGCCGGACCTCACGGGGGTCCCGGCCGACCTCTCGCCGCTCGTGGCGCGCTGCCTCGCCAAGGAGCCCGCCGACCGTCCGAGTCCCGCGGAGATCATGGCGGCGCTGCTGCCGCCGTCCTACGAGGCGGCGGCGTTCATCCCTTCCCAGCGTCGGCCGCTGACGCTCCCCCCGGCCGTGAATCCGGGCCACTGGGACGCCGACACACCGGTCCGGGTGACCGCCACCGGTCGCGGCCGGCGCCGGGTGCCCCGCTGGGCGCTCACGGCCACGGCCCTGCTCGTCGCGGCCGGCGGCACGGCCGCCGGACTGGCCATGTACGGATTCGGGCGCGGCGGCGTGGACGCGCCGGCGCCCGGAGCGCACCCGGCCGAGGTGGCCACGGCCTTCGCCGGCTGGCAGACCCCGCTCGACAAGGACGGCGACACCGCCGCGCCCGCCTGCGGCTACGCCGCCGGAGCCCTCTACTGCTCCGGCCGGGGCATCGGCGTCACCCGGATCGATCCCTCGACCGGACGGGTGCTGTGGACGCGGCCGGACGGCGCCGACGAAGACCTCTCCGCGCCCGGTCCGCTCTCCGCCGGCCTGCTCGGCGTCGTCTCGGCCGGGCGCGGTCTGCGCACGTACGACGCGAACGGCGCCCCGGGCTGGACGACGGGCGAAGACCCGAGCGGCGCCGCGCTGCGGCCGGCGGGCGACACGGTCCTGAGCCTGAGCGGCGCGGGCACGGTGCGGGCCGTCGACGCGGCCACGGGACGGCAGCGCTGGAACCACCGGCTGCCCGGACTCACGGCTCCGCGCTTCGGCCCGTACACGCCCGGGACCGGTCTGCTGCCCGTCTTCGAGAACTCGGCCGACGGGAGCCGGACCCTGGTCGGCGGCCTGCGCCCGGAGACCGGCGAGATCGCCTGGCTGCGCCGGCTGGACGGGGACCTCATGCCGCTGGGCACCGGGCCGGACGGTGTGCTGTACCTCAGGTCCGCCGACCGCCGGTCGCGCACCGACGCCGTGGTGCGCTACGACCCCGCGACGCGTTCCGCCCGCCGCGTCACCCTGCCCTACCCGATGGACGAGCCGAGGGCGGCGCTGCGCGGCGACACGGTCTACCTGCTGGACGCCGCCGGCCGGCTCACCGCCGTCGACACCGGGGGTTCCGGGCCGGCGGAGGACCCGACACTCTGGGCGCTGGAGACCTCCGCGAAGAACGTCTCGGCCCCTGTCGTCGCCGCGGACGACCGCCTCTACGTCTCCGCCTCCGACGGACGGCTGATCGCCGTCGACACCGCGCGCGGCACGCTGCTGGGACAGACCCGGCCCCGGCTGCGGGACGGCCGTCTCGGCTACGCGACCACCGTGCCCGCGCCGGTCGTCGCCGACGGCCGGGTCTTCGCGACCGCGCCGGACGGTTCGGTGTTCGCGGTGGACGGACGCAGCCCGGGGACCTGGTGA
- a CDS encoding SH3 domain-containing protein → MAATGVARYPVAPGYRLNVRSGPGTHYAIVRTLAVGVSVPVYCQKPGEWVSGPYGTSNIWDNIAAGEFVSDAYVRTGSDGYVAARCG, encoded by the coding sequence ATGGCCGCCACGGGTGTGGCGCGCTACCCGGTCGCTCCCGGATACCGGCTCAACGTCCGCTCCGGGCCGGGGACGCACTACGCCATCGTGCGGACGCTGGCGGTCGGGGTGAGCGTGCCCGTCTACTGCCAGAAGCCGGGCGAGTGGGTCTCCGGCCCCTACGGCACCTCGAACATCTGGGACAACATCGCCGCCGGTGAGTTCGTCTCGGACGCCTATGTGAGGACCGGCAGCGACGGCTACGTCGCGGCGCGCTGCGGCTGA
- the ilvD gene encoding dihydroxy-acid dehydratase, with protein sequence MPELRSRTVTHGRNMAGARALMRASGVPGADIGRKPIIAVANSFTEFVPGHTHLQPVGRIVSEAITAAGGIAREFNTIAVDDGIAMGHGGMLYSLPSRDLIADSVEYMVEAHCADALICISNCDKITPGMLMAALRLDIPTVFVSGGPMEAGKATLVDGTVRTLDLVDAISDAVNDKVSDEDILRIEENACPTCGSCSGMFTANSMNCLTEAIGLSLPGNGSVLATHTARRALYENAARTVVDITRRYYDEDDASVLPRNIATRAAFENAMALDIAMGGSTNTILHLLAAAQEAELDYGLSDMDEVSRRVPCLAKVAPNVAPGGTYYMEDVHRAGGIPAILGELYRAGLLNEDVRAVHSPSIKEWLETWDVRGGSPSEEAVELWHAAPGCVRSATAFSQSERWGTLDTDAAGGCIRDAAHAYSKDGGLAVLRGNLAVDGCVVKTAGVDESIWTFEGPAVVCESQEEAVEKILNKRVKDGDVVVIRYEGPRGGPGMQEMLYPTSFLKGRGLGKTCALVTDGRFSGGTSGLSIGHASPEAAAGGTIALVEDGDRIRIDIPSRSIELLVTDDVLAARREALGGVYAPRNRERKVSAALRAYAAMATSADKGAVRDVTRLG encoded by the coding sequence ATGCCCGAGCTGAGGTCCCGCACTGTCACCCACGGCCGCAACATGGCGGGCGCACGCGCCCTGATGCGCGCTTCCGGTGTACCGGGCGCGGACATCGGGCGGAAGCCGATCATCGCCGTGGCCAACTCCTTCACGGAGTTCGTGCCCGGTCACACCCACCTCCAGCCGGTCGGCCGCATCGTCTCCGAGGCGATCACCGCCGCCGGCGGCATCGCCCGCGAGTTCAACACGATCGCCGTCGACGACGGCATCGCCATGGGTCACGGCGGCATGCTGTACAGCCTGCCCTCCCGCGACCTGATCGCCGACAGCGTGGAGTACATGGTCGAGGCGCACTGCGCCGACGCCCTGATCTGCATCTCCAACTGCGACAAGATCACCCCCGGCATGCTGATGGCCGCGCTGCGGCTCGACATCCCGACGGTCTTCGTCTCCGGCGGCCCGATGGAGGCCGGCAAGGCCACCCTCGTCGACGGCACCGTCCGTACGCTCGACCTGGTCGACGCGATCTCCGACGCGGTCAACGACAAGGTCTCGGACGAGGACATCCTCCGCATCGAGGAGAACGCCTGTCCGACCTGCGGCTCCTGTTCCGGCATGTTCACCGCCAACTCGATGAACTGCCTGACCGAGGCCATCGGCCTCTCCCTGCCCGGCAACGGCTCCGTCCTCGCCACCCACACCGCACGCAGGGCGCTGTACGAGAACGCGGCCCGCACGGTCGTCGACATCACCCGCCGCTACTACGACGAGGACGACGCCTCGGTCCTGCCGCGCAACATCGCCACCCGCGCGGCCTTCGAGAACGCGATGGCCCTCGACATCGCCATGGGCGGGTCCACCAACACGATCCTCCACCTGCTCGCCGCCGCCCAGGAGGCCGAGCTGGACTACGGCCTGTCCGACATGGACGAGGTCTCGCGCCGGGTGCCGTGCCTGGCCAAGGTCGCGCCGAACGTGGCGCCCGGCGGCACGTACTACATGGAGGACGTGCACCGCGCCGGCGGCATCCCCGCCATCCTCGGCGAGCTGTACCGGGCCGGCCTGCTCAACGAGGACGTCCGTGCCGTCCACTCGCCGAGCATCAAGGAGTGGCTGGAGACCTGGGACGTGCGGGGCGGCTCCCCCTCCGAGGAGGCCGTCGAGCTGTGGCACGCGGCCCCCGGCTGCGTCCGCTCGGCCACCGCCTTCTCCCAGTCCGAGCGCTGGGGCACCCTCGACACGGACGCGGCCGGCGGCTGCATCCGCGACGCGGCCCACGCCTACTCGAAGGACGGCGGACTCGCCGTCCTGCGCGGAAACCTCGCCGTCGACGGCTGCGTCGTGAAGACGGCCGGCGTCGACGAGTCGATCTGGACCTTCGAGGGCCCGGCGGTCGTCTGCGAGTCGCAGGAGGAGGCCGTCGAGAAGATCCTCAACAAGCGGGTCAAGGACGGCGACGTGGTCGTCATCCGCTACGAGGGTCCGCGGGGCGGCCCCGGCATGCAGGAGATGCTCTACCCGACCTCCTTCCTGAAGGGCCGGGGCCTGGGCAAGACCTGCGCACTGGTCACCGACGGACGTTTCTCCGGCGGTACCTCGGGCCTGTCCATCGGCCACGCCTCGCCCGAGGCCGCCGCGGGCGGCACGATCGCCCTGGTCGAGGACGGCGACCGGATCCGCATCGACATCCCGAGCCGTTCGATCGAACTGCTGGTCACGGACGACGTCCTGGCCGCCCGACGGGAGGCGCTGGGCGGCGTATACGCCCCGCGGAACCGCGAGCGCAAGGTCTCGGCGGCGCTGCGGGCGTACGCGGCGATGGCGACGAGCGCCGACAAGGGCGCGGTGCGCGACGTGACCCGGCTCGGCTGA
- the sigJ gene encoding RNA polymerase sigma factor SigJ, translated as MADHAVFERHRRRLWGIAYRITSSVSDTEDVLQDAWLRWQALPDDRALEPRAYLTTVVSRICYDRLTSARARRETYVGPWLPEPLVAAREPAPGPEEHAALDESVGFALLTVLERLTPAERTAFVLHDVFEVPFPEVAEAVGRTPDAVRALASRARRRVRDERPRQTVDRAEHRRTVEAFLAAVTAGDLDTLVATLDPDVVWRSDGGGAVGVARVPVLGSEKVARFAGGLVRGLDPAGTRVEVLDVNGAPGIVFADPASARAAVLAFTVHAGRITGIDCVVNPDKLRHLGLLPV; from the coding sequence ATGGCGGACCACGCCGTGTTCGAAAGGCATCGCCGACGCCTGTGGGGCATCGCATACCGCATCACGTCCTCCGTCTCCGACACGGAGGACGTCCTCCAGGACGCCTGGCTCCGCTGGCAGGCGTTGCCGGACGACCGGGCCCTCGAGCCCCGCGCCTACCTGACGACCGTGGTCAGCCGTATCTGCTACGACCGGCTGACCTCGGCCCGCGCACGCCGGGAGACCTACGTCGGCCCCTGGCTCCCCGAACCGCTGGTGGCCGCCCGGGAGCCCGCGCCCGGTCCCGAGGAACACGCCGCCCTCGACGAATCGGTCGGCTTCGCCCTGCTCACCGTCCTCGAACGTCTCACGCCCGCCGAACGCACCGCCTTCGTCCTGCACGACGTCTTCGAGGTTCCCTTCCCCGAGGTCGCCGAGGCCGTCGGCCGCACTCCGGACGCCGTGCGCGCGCTCGCCTCCCGGGCCCGCCGCCGGGTCAGGGACGAGAGGCCCCGGCAGACCGTCGACCGGGCCGAGCACCGCCGCACGGTCGAGGCGTTCCTGGCCGCCGTCACCGCCGGTGACCTGGACACCCTCGTCGCGACGCTCGATCCCGACGTCGTCTGGCGTTCGGACGGCGGGGGCGCGGTCGGCGTGGCCCGCGTGCCCGTCCTGGGCAGCGAGAAGGTCGCCCGCTTCGCGGGGGGCCTCGTCCGCGGCCTCGACCCGGCCGGCACGCGGGTGGAGGTCCTGGACGTCAACGGTGCTCCCGGCATCGTGTTCGCCGATCCGGCGAGTGCCCGGGCCGCCGTCCTCGCCTTCACCGTCCACGCGGGCCGGATCACCGGCATCGACTGTGTCGTCAACCCCGACAAGCTCCGCCACCTCGGCCTTCTTCCCGTCTGA
- a CDS encoding TetR/AcrR family transcriptional regulator, translating to MTGPAPRRRGRPSRADEESGPGARERILEAARAQFADKGYDRTSVRGIAKAAGVDAALVHHYFGTKDEVFAAAIEVSMEPATVVASVLGQGTDGIGERLARYFIDVWENPRTRAPLVAVIRSALTHEAAARVLRGFVLRRVLERVAADLDVPNPKFRAELAASHMVGIAVMRYVLQVEPLASADPEEIVAMVAPTLQRYLTET from the coding sequence ATGACCGGCCCGGCTCCGCGCAGGCGCGGCCGGCCCTCCCGTGCCGACGAGGAGAGCGGCCCGGGGGCCCGGGAGCGCATCCTGGAGGCGGCCCGCGCGCAGTTCGCCGACAAGGGCTACGACAGGACCTCGGTCCGCGGCATCGCGAAGGCGGCCGGGGTGGACGCGGCGCTCGTCCACCACTACTTCGGCACCAAGGACGAGGTCTTCGCCGCGGCGATCGAGGTCTCCATGGAACCGGCGACGGTCGTCGCGTCCGTCCTGGGCCAGGGCACCGACGGCATCGGGGAGCGGCTGGCCCGCTACTTCATCGACGTCTGGGAGAACCCGAGGACCCGGGCTCCGCTCGTCGCCGTCATCCGTTCCGCGCTGACCCACGAGGCGGCGGCCAGGGTCCTGCGCGGCTTCGTCCTGCGCCGCGTGCTGGAGCGGGTGGCGGCCGACCTCGACGTGCCGAACCCGAAGTTCCGGGCTGAGCTCGCCGCCTCGCACATGGTCGGCATCGCGGTGATGCGCTACGTCCTCCAGGTCGAACCCCTCGCCTCGGCCGACCCTGAGGAGATCGTGGCCATGGTCGCCCCGACACTGCAGCGGTACCTCACGGAGACCTGA
- the proC gene encoding pyrroline-5-carboxylate reductase, translating into MTQTVAVLGTGKIGEALLSGMIRAGWRPGNVLVTTRRAERAEELRARYGVEAVTNAEAAKRADTLILAVKPQDMGRLLDELAPHTAADRLVISAAAGIPTSFIEERLADGTPVVRVMPNTPVLVDEGMSVISGGSHATSDHLAHAEEIFGGVGKTLRVPESQQDAATALSGSGPAYFYFLVEAMTDAGILLGLPRAQAHDLIVQAAIGAAVMLRDSGEHPVKLREAVTSPAGTTISAIRELENHGVRAALIAALEAARDRSRELASGNG; encoded by the coding sequence ATGACCCAGACCGTCGCAGTCCTCGGCACCGGCAAGATCGGTGAAGCGCTCCTCAGCGGCATGATCCGGGCCGGCTGGCGTCCCGGCAACGTGCTGGTCACCACCCGGCGCGCCGAACGAGCCGAGGAACTGCGCGCCCGCTACGGCGTCGAGGCCGTCACCAACGCCGAGGCGGCCAAGCGCGCCGACACCCTCATCCTCGCCGTGAAGCCCCAGGACATGGGCCGTCTCCTCGACGAACTCGCCCCCCACACCGCCGCGGACCGGCTGGTCATCAGCGCCGCCGCCGGCATTCCCACCTCCTTCATCGAGGAACGCCTCGCCGACGGCACCCCCGTCGTCCGCGTCATGCCCAACACCCCCGTCCTCGTCGACGAGGGCATGTCCGTCATCTCCGGAGGCAGTCACGCCACCTCCGACCATCTGGCGCACGCCGAGGAGATCTTCGGCGGGGTCGGCAAGACCCTGCGGGTCCCGGAGTCCCAGCAGGACGCCGCCACCGCGCTCTCCGGCTCCGGGCCCGCCTACTTCTACTTCCTCGTGGAGGCCATGACCGACGCCGGCATCCTCCTGGGCCTGCCCCGGGCCCAGGCCCACGACCTCATCGTGCAGGCCGCCATCGGCGCCGCCGTGATGCTCCGCGACAGCGGCGAACACCCGGTCAAGCTGCGCGAGGCCGTCACCTCGCCCGCCGGCACCACCATCAGCGCCATCCGCGAGCTGGAGAACCACGGCGTACGGGCCGCCCTGATCGCCGCCCTGGAGGCCGCCCGCGACCGCAGCCGCGAACTCGCCTCCGGCAACGGCTGA
- a CDS encoding ABC transporter permease — MNARTSPATATPRPRTGPSLFRTLATAGRVLRQLRHDPRSIALMILVPCVMLFLLRYVFDGSPRTFDNIGASLLGIFPLITMFLVTSIATLRERTSGTLERLLAMPLAKGDLIAGYALAFGLLAVVQSALATGLALWALGLDVVGSPWLLLLVALLDALLGTALGLFVSAFAASEFQAVQFMPAVIFPQLLLCGLFTPRDRMQPVLEGVSDALPMSYAVDGMNEVLRNTDVTAVFVRDALVVAGCALLVLALGAATLRRRTP; from the coding sequence ATGAACGCCCGCACGTCGCCCGCCACCGCCACCCCGCGACCGCGTACCGGACCCTCCCTGTTCCGTACCCTGGCCACCGCCGGACGCGTCCTGCGCCAGCTGCGCCACGACCCGCGCTCGATCGCCCTGATGATCCTCGTCCCGTGCGTGATGCTCTTCCTGCTCCGCTACGTCTTCGACGGCAGTCCGCGGACCTTCGACAACATCGGAGCCTCGCTCCTCGGCATCTTCCCGCTGATCACCATGTTCCTGGTGACCTCGATCGCCACCCTGCGCGAACGCACCTCCGGCACGCTGGAACGCCTGCTCGCCATGCCGCTGGCCAAGGGCGATCTCATCGCCGGCTACGCGCTCGCCTTCGGGCTCCTCGCCGTCGTCCAGTCGGCCCTCGCCACCGGCCTGGCCCTGTGGGCCCTCGGCCTCGACGTCGTCGGCTCGCCCTGGCTCCTGCTCCTGGTCGCCCTCCTCGACGCGCTCCTCGGCACCGCCCTCGGCCTGTTCGTCTCGGCCTTCGCCGCCTCCGAGTTCCAGGCCGTCCAGTTCATGCCGGCCGTGATCTTCCCGCAGCTGCTGCTGTGCGGACTGTTCACCCCGCGCGACCGGATGCAGCCGGTACTCGAAGGCGTCTCCGACGCACTGCCGATGTCCTACGCCGTGGACGGCATGAACGAAGTGCTCCGCAACACCGACGTCACCGCCGTCTTCGTCCGCGACGCCCTCGTGGTCGCCGGCTGCGCCCTGCTCGTGCTCGCCCTCGGGGCGGCCACCCTCCGCCGCCGGACCCCATGA
- a CDS encoding ABC transporter ATP-binding protein has protein sequence MMNYSEGAPPDAIAARGLTVVRGDRTVLRGIDFTVPPGRITGLLGPSGCGKSTLMRAVVGTQAKVVGTLDVLGRPAGDAALRSRIGYVTQAPSVYDDLTVRQNLDYFAAVLLPGRARREDRRTAVERALRDVDLGSHADSLAGRLSGGQRSRVSLAVALLGTPELLVLDEPTVGLDPVLRRDLWNLFHRIAADRGTAILVSSHVMDEAERCHRLLLMREGEILADDTPEALRRRNDTATVEDAFLRLVDAADARARNGEAGHEQDQGREHDPDRTTPPAEEIQR, from the coding sequence ATGATGAATTATTCCGAGGGTGCTCCGCCGGACGCGATCGCCGCCCGCGGCCTCACCGTCGTCCGAGGCGACCGCACCGTCCTGCGCGGCATCGACTTCACGGTGCCGCCCGGCCGGATCACCGGCCTCCTCGGACCGTCCGGCTGCGGCAAGTCCACCCTCATGCGGGCGGTCGTCGGCACCCAGGCCAAGGTCGTCGGCACACTCGACGTCCTCGGCCGGCCGGCCGGGGACGCCGCACTGCGCTCCCGCATCGGCTACGTCACCCAGGCGCCGTCCGTCTACGACGATCTGACCGTCCGTCAGAACCTCGACTACTTCGCCGCCGTCCTCCTCCCCGGCCGCGCCCGCCGCGAGGATCGCCGCACGGCCGTCGAGCGCGCCCTGCGGGACGTCGATCTCGGCTCCCACGCCGACTCGCTCGCCGGACGCCTCTCCGGCGGCCAGCGCAGCCGGGTCTCCCTCGCCGTCGCCCTCCTCGGCACCCCGGAACTGCTCGTCCTCGACGAGCCGACCGTCGGCCTCGACCCGGTCCTGCGCCGCGACCTGTGGAACCTCTTCCACCGCATCGCCGCCGACCGCGGCACCGCGATCCTCGTCTCCTCCCACGTGATGGACGAGGCCGAACGCTGCCACCGGCTGCTCCTCATGCGCGAGGGCGAGATCCTCGCCGACGACACCCCCGAGGCGCTGCGCCGCCGCAACGACACCGCGACCGTCGAGGACGCCTTCCTGCGCCTGGTCGACGCCGCCGACGCCCGCGCCCGGAACGGGGAAGCGGGACACGAACAGGACCAGGGTCGTGAGCACGACCCGGACCGCACCACCCCGCCCGCCGAGGAGATCCAGCGATGA
- a CDS encoding cysteine hydrolase family protein, which produces MDVSENAALVVVDVQKGFEEEYWGRRDNPDAEGNIAALIDLWQETGRPVVFVRHDSEQPRSPLRRGHGGNDFQDFVEVRRGKGRGPELLVTKSVNSAFYGEPSLDTWLREAGIGQIVIVGIQTNMCNETTARMGGNLGYRVVFPLDAMHTFDLTGPFGWSVSAEELTRATAVNLHGGSFAEVVTTRDVVEGASAGVR; this is translated from the coding sequence ATGGATGTCTCGGAGAACGCAGCGTTGGTCGTCGTCGATGTGCAGAAGGGCTTCGAGGAGGAGTACTGGGGCAGGCGGGACAACCCCGACGCCGAGGGGAACATCGCGGCCCTGATCGATCTGTGGCAGGAGACGGGGCGGCCCGTGGTGTTCGTGCGGCACGACTCGGAGCAGCCTCGGTCGCCGTTGCGACGGGGCCACGGGGGCAACGACTTCCAGGATTTCGTGGAGGTGCGGCGGGGGAAGGGACGGGGTCCCGAACTGCTGGTGACGAAGTCGGTGAACTCGGCGTTCTACGGGGAGCCGAGTCTGGACACCTGGCTGAGGGAGGCCGGGATCGGGCAGATCGTGATCGTGGGGATCCAGACGAACATGTGCAACGAGACGACCGCCCGGATGGGCGGGAACCTGGGCTACCGGGTGGTCTTCCCGCTCGACGCGATGCACACCTTCGACCTGACCGGTCCGTTCGGCTGGTCGGTGAGCGCCGAGGAGCTCACCCGGGCCACGGCGGTCAACCTGCACGGGGGATCGTTCGCCGAGGTGGTGACCACGCGGGACGTGGTGGAGGGGGCGTCCGCCGGGGTGCGGTGA